TCTAAACAGGAATCGAACCACAAGAAACAAATCGTAGGGAAGGGAAAGATTACCTTTCCCTTTTGCTTCCATCTCTTCCTCTTATGCGATGTGTAAATGGTATGGTCACCCGCAATGGGGGGAACAACTAAATAAGATGGGGAAGATGAACCAACATGTATCGACCATCGATATTCTGGGTTGTAGAATCTGCATCAAACAAGCACCGGTCGCTGCTATCTCGGCCACCACCTGGCAAGGAGGACTAGGAGGTCGCCGGTGGACAGTGAGGGCGAGGCCCTGACATGGATGAGAGGAGATGTGGCGGCGACAGGGGAATAGGGGAGAGGAGAGGTCCGATCTTCTATAGTCGCCACCCCTACATCACTCGATCCCTAAATCTGCCGTTTGTCCATCTTCCCCACTTCCCCACACTACGTGGGCGGCCGATCCGAGCAGAGCCGGCACCTCTCCTCCTGGCCACGCCTTGCTCTGCACGAACCCTTCCCATGGCCATGGATGGGGAGTACGTGCCGATTTAGGTGGAGGTAACGAGAGCGAGAGACCGCGTGCGTGGGCTAGCAGCCTTCATGGTGGAGATAGGAAGGAAAGATAGTTTAGGAGGTGTTACCTATGTTTTCACCTCTTTTTTTCTCCTACAGAAATAGTACTTGGCCAGCAGCTTGTGTCCATGTGGATATCACCAGGAAGCTCCCAGCGGTTCCTCTTGATGGATGTAATTTGGCGACTTTTTCCTTCACGCCAACTCTTACTATCAATTTGTATCTTTTCTTTACCTCtttatctttacctaataataatGGGAGGAGGCTTCCATAGTTCTCCATCCCTCACCTCTTAATCTGTTAGTTTCATGTTAATCATAAATATTGACGGTTGAGATTAAAAATTAGATCTACACACATGTAACAGAAAACCAAACGATGCACCGGCGAGGTCGAGCACAGAGGACCCCTCGCCGATGCGGCAAGGAGATGGCGAGGCTGAGTGCACCGAAGCAGGCTGGGTCCCCGATGTGGCAAGGAATTTTTCTCCTCTCTCTCTTGCTGCACCTTCTCCGTCCCTTTCTCAATACAATGAAAGGAACGATGGAGGTGGGCATCGACCGTGACATAAATCGAGCGTAGCAAAATAGTGCTCGCAGCAACTGGCCAGAGGAGGCATGCGGCAGCCAGCCAGAGGAGGCGTGCGACAGACTAAGGCTCGCACCGTGGTGGCAGCCAATGCATGCATCAGCGACAACCAGGGCGCGTCATGACGAGGCCAACTAGGACGTACGTGGGTGGAGCGGACTAGCTCgtgcgcggctgccctggccgggCTGCGTTGTTTTAGGAGAGAGAGCCAGCTGGCCGGCGTATTGTGGGTGTGTCATGTTGGCCGCAtgttgtgcgtgtgtgtgtgatgtCGTCCGCCTGATGTGCTTGAGTGTTGCGGCGAGATGATGCCCAGCCGACCGGCGTGCGTGGTGTGCGGCTGCCGCAGGTTGTGCATGCATGTTGGCTGCTGGGGCGCTACGAGTGTGTGTGGCTGGCCGGTGTGTTGTTTGACTTCTGTTCGAAACCTCGTGGAATCAAGTTTTCAGAGTAGACCATGAGTTTAACATCAGCGTTTTGCTACCTTTTAAAGCTGCGCACCATGTGTTTGAGGTAATGTGTGATAAAAGCAACTATGGTAGGGTAATGTCTTTTGATCAGATTATGGACATTCATGATTGATATAGGAATAAAACAATTTATATCTAATAGTATATATATCATTCAAGGTGAACATAAAGTTCATGAATTAGGAAATAAGATGCATTACGTTATATattcaccaagaagaaagaaTACTTGTGTGTAGTTTTATTTCCTTCTAAAAACCTACTATTTTATTAATCTTATTGCTACAATGGTTCTTATATATTATGGCAAAGTGTATTAAGAGTTTTCTCTCCAGTTTATCTTTCATTAGGGGAATATGTACACATGTTGGGTTGCATATTCGAAATTGTTGAATCTAATGCAGCAACACCCCTATTAAAGCTGATTGATTATTGTATCGCTATTTGTCGATATCCCTTATGATATATTTTATAGAACTAAACAAAGAATATATGAACTGTAAAATCGAGCTTTTTTTCTTTTACAATGTTGCAACACATGGGGCCATAAGCTAGAGACATGGAAGGATTTTTTTTCCTCCCGTTGCAATGCACATGCATGTTTTAGCGACAAAATCTTCATTGACTGTGTATAATATTACGTCTTCTATGCAAAAGCTGGAACATATCTTATAGATTAGAGTTGTCGGGGGGCAACGAACAATGGATTATGGATGCCTCCTCAATGAAAGTATGGTACTTCGCTTTCCCCCCTTTTGTTGGTTTTACAAGTGACTTTGTAGATTTGTTTAGTTAATATTATGCTAACACTTGATGATATTCCCAGGAGTTGAACCAAGTTATCCCATGATGCTTCATTTGAAGAAGTCAATGATTTGATGATGAGTGGTTTTTATCCATCACAAACATTTGAGTATCTATGGTGTTTTAAGCCAGTTGCTCCATCAACGGTGGTGGTGAACTTAGATTTGGGAGAACGAGGAAGAAAAAGAGTGTATTAGCATTCTTCCCAGAAGATAAAGAGGTTGACTTGGTTGTACAAAAGCCAAGTACCTTTATTCTTATGCATGAATTTGACTACATAATTCGAGAAgctagggacatctttgcatttTATAAGATAGATTTTAAGCACCCTCCGGTAGAAGAGGTCGTTCATGATAAAGACACCATACGTAGGCTGGAATCTAATGATTATTTTGCTTATGATGAGAATATTACAAAGGGAGTTCCCTGTGCCCAACTAATTAAAACCTTGTACCTCAATACTTGTGATAAATTTGAATGGAATACTAAAGGTATTGTTGAGGGCTTTAATGGAGAGTGGTTTGAAATCATGGCTAGGGATCCGGTTGATGATGGTATACATGTCTTATACGAGGATCTTTATGGTGATGATTCGGAATTTGAAGTTATGAATGTTAAAATTACCGAACAAAGTCCTTTTATTTATTTAAGTTCTCCTATAGGAAATTAGAACATGAAGATAGAGAGTTAATGAGAAAGGTTATGGACGaagaaataaaaagggatttGGGAATGAAGGATGACAACACTTGAAACAATGCCTTACGCCTAGCTAGGGGGCATAAaccaatagcgcttgttgggaggcaacccaatagttatctttatttttgctttttatttCCTGTTTAGGAGTGTTGACACAATTATGCTGTTATGTTTGTGTTTTCATGtattaattagtgtttgtgccaagtaaagcctttgggatgatttggttgATGGTTGATTTGATTATGTGACAATGCTAATTTTTGGAGTAGAGGAAAACATCCACACATAAATGAATGGGTGATAATGGCAAATTTAGCTTTGTAACCATTTTTCAGTAGCATGGCAATCCTAAGTACATATACCATGGTAAATTAGCACTTTAATTAAGTTGTTCAAAAACATGGCAAACTTCTTTAATTAAGATGTTCAAAGACATGGCAAACTTCTTTACTTAAGATGTTCAAAAAAATGGCAAACTTCTTTACTTAAGATGTTCAAAAACATggcaaacttgccatggcaacttaAGATGTTCAAACACATGACATCTTAAGATGTTAAAAAACATggcaaacttgccatggcaacttaAGATGTTCAAAAACATTTGCAACTTAAGATTTTCAAAAACATGGCAAACTTGCCATGGAAAACTTAATATGTTCAAAAACATGGCAAACTTCTTTAATTAAGTTATTCAAAAACATGGCAAACTTTCTTTAATTAAGATGTTCAAAAACATGACAAACTTGTCATGGCAACCTAAGATGTTCAAAAACATGACATCTTAAGATGTTAAAAAACATGGCAAACTTGCCATGGAAAATTTAATATGTTCAAAAACATGGCAAACTTTTTAAATTAAGTAAACATGGCAAACTTCTTTAATTAAGTTGTTCAAAAACATGGCAAACTTTTTTAATTAAGATGTTCAAAAACATggcaaacttgccatggcaacttaAGATGTTCAAAAACCTTTGCAACTTAAGATTTTAAAATACATGGCAAACTTGCCATGAAAAACTTAATATGTTCAAAAACATGGCAAACTTCTTTAATTAAGTTATTCAAAAACATGGCAAACTTTCTTTAGTTTAGATGTTCAAAAAAAATGACAAACATGCCATGGCAACTTAAGATGTTCAAAAACATGACATCTTAAGATGTTAGAAAACATGTCAAActtgccatggcattttaatatGTTAACAAACATGTCATCTTGATGTTCAAAAACATggcaaacttgccatggcaacCTAAATCAGTAATTTTATAGATGTGTCTTTTACCATGGCCATTTCAATTGGACCCCTATGGCAAATTTTAATTTCACACCATAGCAATTTTTAATTAAAACCCCATGGCAAATTTGCATATGCATTTTTGTCATGTCAATTTTTGTTCATAGTTTTGTGTTAATTTACACACACGGCAGTTTTCTCATACAAAGCATGCCATTTTTAATTGGAATATGATGTTGGCAAAATTATATTATGGCCCATGGCAAATTTATTTCTATTACCATGGCAATTTTATTGTTTGAACCATGGCAAATTCATACTTTATAACACGACAAACAAATTGTACAAGTGTGAACCCTTATTAGCTAAGTTTCCCATGATATATAGAACATTTTCCATCAAAGATTGACATGGCCAATCGCAAAAACTTTTAAATCTACCTGTTTTCTCATTTAATATCATGGAAACTTATCGTGTGCATGTTGTTTTTCTGCTTTTTACCATGACAAATTTATTATATTCTAGGACAAATTCATCGAGTATGCCATGAATTGTTTTTTAATTGTGTCATGGCATTTTTGTCACTGTTTTTACTTTTCTATGGTTCCATGCAAGTAATTTGTCTATTTGAAAGATGGCAAAGTTTAAGTAATTTTGATCTATTGATATGGCATTTCTCTGAAATCTTTCCGTACTATCCTATATGTCCTTTTTTGTGTGTGTTTTCATAATATGAAGGCAAATTTTTGCACACTCATATGTCACGAAGTGTGTTTGAACATCATGGCAACTCATGGGTTTTTTTTGTAATATAACTTTTTTCATAAATATAGGTTCTAAATATATGGTAGTTTTGTTCATTAGAGCATGGCAACATTTTGTCGCGTACTATAGATTTTATAGATTATTTTCAAGGATAGTTTTCTTTGTGCAGTGCATTTTTTAGGCCTTTTTTGTTTCTGTCTATTTTTGGGAGAGGCTGTAACAGTTTTTGGGCCTGCAGAAAATGCTATTCTTTGTTTTTTTTATTCTTAATTCATTGTCGTTTTTGGGCTGGTCCGTTCGAGCCATTGGGTTGGCCCGATGAAGGTGAGCGGGAGAGggaggtgggggggggggggggggggaggccgTAACCAAATCGTTCATGAACAAAACGTTCGATCTGATTCCTCCCCTCCCTGAACGTTTGGGTATTAACAGGGTCCAAAATTTAAGGTGTGACCGGTCACTTGGACGTATATGTGGCTTTATATGCTCTAAAGTTCACACGTTCGCCAATCCCTCATTTTACACATGCATTCTTATTCAAACGCTAAACGTTTTTTCCCATGTGTTTTTATAGAATCCCACAGGCCAAAGGAGACTAAAATTTTGGCAAAGGGAGGGTTTTCAAAATCCAACATAAGACATCTCCAACGGTGACCCGTAAATTTCCTCCCACATCCGTCCGTGGACAGGGGGGCCCAGTCCGCGGACACGGATACGAGAGGCCGCCATCCAACAGTAGTCGCATACATTGCAAACACCTTTTCAACAACCGGATGAAATTTAAGCAAACATGggcggatttcatataaacatgacatATTTGATACAAAACGGACGAAAATGGTTACCTTTGGACATATTTTTAACTAAAAATATAAAACTATGTGCACGTACGGGCGCGCGGAGCTCCACTCACACGACATGAATACACTACACTAGTCTACGGCTGGCCGCGGGGGATcactttgtcttcctcatgtccagCAGCCCGCTCATTGACCGTCGGGACCCCAGATGTATTTTCTTGCCCCGTATCTTCACTATGTCCTGTTGCACCGCTCATCAAAGTGACAAAGAGGGTGCTTCAGCCAGAGGGGAAGGGGGGCTCCACTTCCGTCGAGCCAAGGCTGGCCCGACAATGGTCTGAGATCAAGAAGAAACTGGACAGGTCATCGGTTGTACAAGCCGGCAACGTGCCGGCGGTGGCCATtttgggacccaagcggcggcggcctgacGTATTCTTCTTTCCCTCGATGTTGCCAAGCCGGACGCAACATCCACCGACTCGTCGATATCCATGAAGCCGACATCTTTCTCTGTCGGCAAGGCGTGGTTACGGGCGCGTTGACGGCGGATGGCGCGGTCGCAGGCACGGGATGCAGCAACGTAGGCACGGGACACGCGGTACGACGCGACATCATCCACGGCTATGACGATGCCTTTACCATCGTGTCGTCCTGGAGCAACTTGCTACTCCTCCACGAGCTGTCTTGGAGCGGCAGAGTGTTGAACCACGCGTCAGCTTGGTCGGCAACTTCCTCCGTCTGGCCAGGCGATGAACCCCAGGCGGCTTTTATGCCAGAGCactgctcttcctgctcgtcTGGAGCCATCGAAAAGATGGagaaaatggtggaaggaggagatggggagcGAACCTGgtggtgcgattcttgcccgacGTCTGAcctcgtttaaatagagggcggacgggaggagcttgCCCAACATTGCGTTTAATGCCGTCCCGCTCGTGAACGGACGAGTGGCCAGGTTAGGTTCCTCGGCTTCCACGCGGGTTTAATGGAGGCATTTGAATGCGGCGAGAAGGCGTGCTCACCCGAGCGTGCAGCGGGTGGCGGCTTCGGTCGGCGCACTGCTTGAATGACGAAGGCAGTGAAAGGTCGCGTCCGCCCTGAGCTGTATTCAATGTGGAGCGGCGCGCTTTAGAACGACATGAATATGGGCAGCCGGCGCCGGACGGGAACGCGTGCGGGCAAGGAAAAAGGggtttgggtgggccagggcggttAGAAGCCAGCGTGGGATCGGTCCGGACTCCTGCCAAGCCTCCTCATTTGTCTTCGGTTTGCGGGAAAAAGTACGTGTGAACCACGTCGTGTGAACCGTATTGTATGGCTTTCGATGTGCGGACAACGTGGTCCGAACCCATGCTGGAGGTTTGCGGCTTGGCGACGCCCTAAGGCCCCATTTGGTTGTACGGGATCCCACAGGATCCCTGCCTTTTCCCTGGGTGAGTAAACCACGGGCTTAGTTGGCCCAGGGTAATCATACAGCCTTATTTGGTAGCACAGAGAGGGAGGAAGATCCCTGGGCTTTCCCTGGCCCATCCCCGATTAGATCTCCCCGTGTCGATAGGTCGGGGAGAAAACCCCCGTTTCATCCGCTCGCTCTCCCTCGCGACTTTCTAGCCTCCGCCTCCATTCTTCCACGCCCGACGAACGAAAATCGACGCCCCTACCCCCGATCTTCCCTCCTTCTCCCCCTTTCGTCCAAATTGAGGTGGTGTTCTCCCCGTGATGGGAGGGTATTCCCAATGACCATGGAAATCCCCCCAAGGGGGATTAGTGCCCTGGGATACATCACCCTTCCAACCAAATTAGGCCTAAGAGGGGCCACTGACCCCCACTCGTGTACCCCCCAGCCGGAACCACATTGACACGCGTTGCACCAGGGACACGTTAGTTGCTCCGGAGACCACACTCCCCGATGCATGCGATAGCTGGAATGATTCTCCACAGAGCCACACACCACGCGAGTCACTCAGCCGGGTCACTCTCCAGTCTCCAGCTAGTAGgagctactccctcctttccggtttatagggcttatctcagaattttagtttttccattttataaggctcaatttggttgttccccgtcacatgttcagattccaaggtgcattaaatcattgcatgcaagtattaagataAAGAGTTAAATATATCACAGGTGCCTTAACTTCTGTTGCGGTCAGTTTAATGCCTAAACTTGTAAAATACACAAAAATGGTGCTATAACTTGTTGCACGGTGCATATACGGTGCCTCCGCCTGTATGCCACCGTATGTGCTGTCCACGTGGACTGACAGCTGGTGGCTGACCCACATGTTAGTGGGTGTGAGCGATGCCTGCGCTGGGTGAAATGCGTACGAGTTTTTTTTGTGCAAAAATCCCTAAGATTTAATTAATGTCACAAATAAGCCCTTGCTATATGCCAATAATAGGAAAATTGATGTTGATTTAACCATGAACTTGTTCTAAAATTGATGTTGATTTAAACAGTTCAACATATATATAATAAAATATTACAAATTTTTTTGCATCTTCACTCAGGACCACAAGCATGCATAATTATTTTGTATCTTTGTTGTATTTTTAGAATACATAATTATTAAAAATCAACATTGTTGTATTTTGAAAATTGTtcaacatgtattaaaaaaattgtGTAGAAAAAATAAATTCTATAAATGTGTTAACACATGTTAAACATGCTTGTAGAGATGTTAGAATAATTTTACCATAATTTTTTAAGACatattgaacattttatgaaataGGTGTTGTAATTTTTTTGAATACATGACAGGCATTTAAAAAAACATTTAAATTTTTTAATACGCGTGAGGATTTTTCAAAAATGTGATTTTTTAAAGCCCTAAAACTTTCTTAAGTTGATGGGCATGTAATATGTTGAATAGTTCTTTTTGTCAAATGTGAGAATTTCTTAATATTTTTTTCAATTTCCCACGAATCGAATTTTTCTTTTTTATATCTCTTTATTATTTCACCCGGTTTATTGATAAATAGGAGAGTATTAGGATATTGCGCAGTCAACTATTCTAGGCGTAGTGATAGGCTGTGCGCCCTCGTACTGAGTTGGAATCCTGTCGGGTGCTCTTTTTTTGTTATTACAATTTTATCCCATGTGCTGACATGCGAGACCTAGTTGTGAAAGGTGGGATCAATGTAGTTTGACCTATTTAAATAAATTGTTAGGAGCTTGTGTGAAAATTATATAAAGTACAAGGAGTTTTCTATAAAACAACCAGCACACTCCTCTCACACCCATTGACAGGTGGGCACGCCACGTGGGCAGGGCATATGTCCAGATACGGACGGAGGCACCGTATTTGAACGCTCGGACAAGTTACGGCACCAATTTCGTGTATTTTACAAGTTTAGGCACCAAAGTGACCGCACCGGACAAGTTGAGGCACCCGTGGTGTATTTGACTCTAAGATAAAattaaccaatgcatgtactttatgcacgcatgcattgcagttaatgcattgataaacataattttttgagaaaaataaAAGCATTAATTAGGTGTTTTCGCAAACTAAAAAAATATTTTACCACTCATCATCTATCTtagttggtgagatttttgaattaagccctataaacctgAAAGAAGGAAGTAGCTAGCTGCTGGGTCCGAGCCCGGGCGACACGGACGGCCGCCAGCAAAAGCGCAAAACAACACGGGCCGGAAAGGGAGCGGCCACACCGTAGACCGTAGACGACGGGACGTGTGGGTGTGTGGCCGTAGAGCCAGAGGCCACCCGCACCGTCCGTTCCCGCGCCGCGCCCACACCCCACACCCCACACTCCACGCTCGGCCGTGCTTCACATGGCGCATGGCGGGCAGAGCAGAGGAGGCCAAACCCAAGCCGCCGTTCCTCTCCTCTCCACCACCTAATTCATCTCGCGCGCGCCCATAAAACCGAGGCCCTTCCTGCGCTACGACAACCTCCAACAACCAGCGTCATCAACAGTGCCCACCGTCCCTGAGCTCAGCTCGCACCGTGCCGCGTCTGAACCCAGCTGCTCGTGCCGGCGGCAGAGAGAAGCAGCCATGCTGGTGAGGAGCGCGTCCACGCCGGTGCTCGGCGCGCTGCACGCCAcctccggcgccggcggccacTCGCCGGCCGTCCACTTCGCCGAGTCCTCGCCCACGGTCGCCTACCACCCGCCGGCCATCTCCTGCAGCCTGtccgccggcggtggcggcggctcggACCACGAGCGCTCCCGCGGAGGCCTGCGCCGCGCGTGCTCGGACGGCAACCTCGCCGCGCTGGGCGGCCGCGCGGACGACCACCACCTGCCGCGGCGGTCCAGGCCGGCGCTCGAGACGATCCAGTCGTTCACGGCGCGCGACGGGGCCagagacgaggaggaggaggatgaggacgcCGACGACGATGACCAAGAGACGAGCTTTGGGGCGTTCGGCTTCGGCGCGGGCAGCACGTACGCGCAGGAGCACCCTCTGTTCCTGGCAAGGGGCCTCGGGATCGACCGGCTGGGCTCGGGCCTGCTGAGCGCCGACTGCGGGGGCggcatcgacggcggcgccgggggCGGCTACCTGGTGGCCTCGGGCGGCGGGGGAGGGGACAGCTCCGGCATCGAGATCCACTACAAGAGGCTCATCGACGAGGACCCCTGCAACGGCCTCTTCCTCAGGAACTACGCGCAGTTCCTCTACCAGGTACTACTACCCTCGCCGCTCCAGTGCCGCCATTGCCGCGGCCGGCGACTGCAGTTCAGAATTCAGATCTGGAGATGAATGTTCTAATAATGGCGCCGGCCGACGCGATGATGGAAATGTTGCAGGTGAAAGGGGATCGGCGGAGGGCGGAGGAGTACTACTCCCGCGCGATCCTGGCGGACCCCAACGACGGCGAGCTGCTGTCGGAGTACGCCAGGCTGGTGTGGGAGGTgcacggcgacgaggagcgcgcCTCCAGCTACTTCCACCGGGCGGCCAGGGCCGACCCGCACAACAGCCACGTCCTCGCCGCGCAGGCCGCCTTCCTGTGGGACACGGACGACGGCGCCGGGCCCGACGACGACGATGCCATGACCATGAGCTACACCGGGTTCCCGGCCGCTCACCCCTCCATGGCCTCCGCCACGAGCTGAACGGAGCCTCGCCGCTGTCTCTCTCTGAAGCTGACGTTGATCGGAGCTCGTCTAGTTGCTTCAGACCTTCAGTAGCAGACTACCTGTAGTAGATTCCCAATAATACTGCCTGCTATAGTGAACAAGTAGATCCTACCTGTAGTAAATTCCCAATAATACTGCCTGCTATAGTGAACAAGTAGATCCTACCTGTAGTAGATTCCCAATAATACTGCCTGCTATAGTGAACAAGTAGATCCTTTCGGGTGTTGCATTTCGTCAGTCACTTGTTGGTTTACTGCGTTGCATTCCTTCAGACAAACAGTCTCACACCAGTATGATCCGATTCAAGTGCAGATTCAGATGAGTGATCAAACAGAGCAAATTGGCAACTTCACCTTACGATGTAGAGAAGAGTACTATTCAAATGTGACCCAAGATATCTTCATGTAAAACTAAAGCTTGTGCAAACAAAAACAATGGAACTAACTGCAAATTCACAACACATGCATGTCCACGCCAACAATGTCTCCTTACCAAGCAAACATCTTCACATGGAATGGAAGGCGTTCAAGTTGCAATTTCCAGTTAGATAGGTTCAGCGGTGCCAAGCCTCTGTCCCTGAGTTACACAACACACAGGCTGAAACAAACTTATTACCCAACCACCACCGCGCTGAAGAAATGTCACATAGTACATATTGATCACAAAATAAACAGGGGCACGATTTCGACGGATCTAGCAGCAAAGTTTCTCCGGCAAAGAAATCTGATCCCTAACTTTCTTCCAGGTCAGACGAAACTAGGCAGCTGCAGATGAAAGCAACATAAACTATGCTTGCGGCCCGGTCAGAGATCCTTGACGATTTCGATGCCCATGGACTTGGCCGTGCCGATGATGGACTTGCACAGGGCCTCGAGCGACATGTGCTTGCAGAACGGGTCTGACTGCTTCAGCTTCGCGATCTCGTAGACATGGCGGAGCGAGAGGGACGTCACCATGTTGTGGCCTGGCCGGCTGCTTGCCGTCTCGACGCCCGCCGCTTTCTTGAGGAACCATGAGACCGAGGGCGACTTGACTACAAACTCAAAAGTGCTGTCCTTGTAGGCAGTCAGTGTGACTTGCATCGGAGTCTCCGCCTTGTACTTCTGTGTCCTGGCGTTGAAATCCTTGCAGAAAGCCATCAGATTGAGCCTGTAGAAACCCAGAGCTGGCCCGACAGGCGGTGCGGGGCGGGCTGCTCCAGCAGGAACTAGGAGGCGGATTGTCGCTAGAATAGGCTTCCGTGTTGCCACATCTTTAAGTGTTGCCATGTTGCTCTCCTTTAGCAGATCTGCAGTTAAAACTGGCATCAATCAATGGGAAACTACTAGTCTCAAATTAACAGTGGCTAGTGGGACATATAAGTAATTAAACTGAAGATCCACTCAAAAGAgtaatttaagtgaagaacatacAAGGATTTCTGAAACAAAATGTTCTTGTCAAACAAAAAGGTTTCTGAAGTACTCGTGTGGGTTTTCACTGGTCCTAACTAACGGTTGGCAAGCGATCCCCTATTCTGCATCTGAAGATCAGACGGTCCAGAGCCGGAGCGATCATTCGAGCAAGTTACTAAGATCTATAGGATCAGTAGACCCGTACGCCAAGATGGTTCGCTCCCACATAAAGAGATGGATATTCGATGTGTTTAGAGGTGTTCTTAGCCGCCTTCTTAGAAACTTGTCACTTGAATGAAACAGGTGTACGTTTTTCCACAAAGAAACTACGCGGCGAACAATGCATGAACAACCATACAACCTGTTGCAAGAATGTCCCCGCATAATAAACTTTGCCCAAAGAGATTGTTTTGGTAAAAGGGGTTTCTTCAGCAAAAGCATGTGTCCAAGGCACAAAATGCAGGCTCCTCAGTTACTTGACTCCAATCATTACTCTGAACTAAAACACTATTTAATAAACATGCCATAAGGCTAAGATAGGCTAAATGACCATAATTGTATGTCTAAGTCACAAATTCCGACTTCATCAGTTACTTGCCTCCAATCACTGAAAACACTATGTAACAGAAATACCATAAGGCTAAGGTATGCTAAATACACAATAGCTGTATGCCCTTTAGCATAGTCATAGGAAACATAGCACAGCACCTCCCACTTGGGAAAATTCAAACCACTAAGAACTTCCTCACAAGAAGCATGCCACAACCGTTAGTTAATGTCTGAACAAGGTACAGGACAAAGTTCTTACTAGCAATGTAATGCTCCGACCATGTTTCAGCAAGGCCTCATGGTGCGATGGTATCTAAATAAACAAGATTTCTACATTCAAACTGAACACCGACTATCTGGAGGTCGTTTTATGGTATATTTGAGATTAAATAAACCTGGCTCAGGCTCTTTATCACAAACTGAGAACAAAGTTATAACTATCATCTTGTGACCAAAGATACTGTTTGGCGGAGGAGTTTGGTTAACAAAAGCCTGGATCTAAGTGGAAAATTTAGACTTCCTATGTTAAATGCATCCAATCATTACTCTTGAACTGAAAAACCACATAGTAAACATACATAAGGCAAAGTTATGCTTAATACAAAAATAACTTTAGCACTGCCATAAGCAATTAAGCTTATAACACAACACCTCCCGCCTAGAAAACACTACCAACTATACAGAAAAAACGTCCTCAAAAGAGGCATTGCACAGCCGTCAATTAACAGTCTATAAACTGTAATAGTGTCTGTTCATAGCTCAAGCAACTAAGCATGTACAGGACG
This genomic window from Aegilops tauschii subsp. strangulata cultivar AL8/78 chromosome 4, Aet v6.0, whole genome shotgun sequence contains:
- the LOC109783216 gene encoding uncharacterized protein, which encodes MLVRSASTPVLGALHATSGAGGHSPAVHFAESSPTVAYHPPAISCSLSAGGGGGSDHERSRGGLRRACSDGNLAALGGRADDHHLPRRSRPALETIQSFTARDGARDEEEEDEDADDDDQETSFGAFGFGAGSTYAQEHPLFLARGLGIDRLGSGLLSADCGGGIDGGAGGGYLVASGGGGGDSSGIEIHYKRLIDEDPCNGLFLRNYAQFLYQVKGDRRRAEEYYSRAILADPNDGELLSEYARLVWEVHGDEERASSYFHRAARADPHNSHVLAAQAAFLWDTDDGAGPDDDDAMTMSYTGFPAAHPSMASATS
- the LOC109783217 gene encoding large ribosomal subunit protein uL11m; its protein translation is MATLKDVATRKPILATIRLLVPAGAARPAPPVGPALGFYRLNLMAFCKDFNARTQKYKAETPMQVTLTAYKDSTFEFVVKSPSVSWFLKKAAGVETASSRPGHNMVTSLSLRHVYEIAKLKQSDPFCKHMSLEALCKSIIGTAKSMGIEIVKDL